Proteins from a genomic interval of Medicago truncatula cultivar Jemalong A17 chromosome 3, MtrunA17r5.0-ANR, whole genome shotgun sequence:
- the LOC25490320 gene encoding HMG1/2-like protein, with the protein MKGAKSKGESKKADAKLAVNKKGAAATKGGRKPAKGKEPKDPNKPKRPPSAFFVFMEDFRKQFKKDNPDNKAVSAVGKAAGAKWKSLSEAEKAPYAAKAEKRKAEYEKTMKAYNKKQAEGPAAVEEEESGKSESEVHDENEDDDEDGSEEEEDDE; encoded by the exons ATGAAAGGAGCCAAGTCCAAGGGTGAATCGAAGAAAGCCGATGCTAA GCTTGCCGTTAATAAGAAGGGCGCCGCCGCTACTAAGGGCGGAAGGAAACCAGCCAAGGGAAAGGAACCAAAGGACCCTAACAAGCCTAAGAGACCTCCAAGTGCTTTCTTCGTTTTCAT GGAGGATTTTAGGAAGCAGTTCAAGAAGGATAACCCTGACAACAAAGCTGTGTCCGCT GTGGGCAAAGCTGCTGGAGCAAAATGGAAGTCATTGTCTGAAGCT GAGAAAGCACCATATGCAGCAAAAGCAGAGAAAAGGAAGGCAGAATATGAGAAAACCATGAAGGCATATAACAAGAAACAG GCTGAAGGTCCAGCTGCTGTTGAGGAAGAAGAATCTGGGAAATCAGAATCTGAAGTGCATGATGAGAatgaggatgatgatgaggatgGCAGTGAAGAG GAGGAGGATGACGAGTAG
- the LOC25490321 gene encoding putative 12-oxophytodienoate reductase 11 has translation MEEGKEVIPLLIPYNMGKFNLSHRIVLAPLTRTRSFNFVAQPHAALYYSQRTTKGGFLIGEASGVSDTAQGYPNTPGIWTREQVEAWKPIVGAVHEKGGIFFCQLWHAGRVSNYGYQPDGQPPISSTNKALQKEGSGSTKYPPPRRLTTDEIPKIVNDFRLAAKNAIDAGFDGVEIHGANGYLLDQFLKDKVNDRDDEYGGSLENRCRFPLEVVKAVVDEIGADKVGVRLSPYADYCGCGDSNPHALGIYMAKSLSQLGILYCHVIEPGMCTMFEKYDTNESLMPMRKIFNGTFIVAGGYNRTEGNNVLASNGADLVAYGRLFLANPDLPRRFELDTQLNKADKSTFYTNDPVVGYTDYPFLENAS, from the exons ATGGAAGAAGGAAAAGAAGTGATACCCCTCCTCATCCCATACAACATGGGAAAATTCAATCTGTCCCACag GATAGTCCTGGCACCATTAACAAGAACAAGGTCATTCAATTTCGTGGCTCAACCACATGCTgctctttattattctcaacGAACAACAAAGGGTGGCTTCTTGATTGGGGAAGCCTCAGGGGTCTCAGACACTGCACAAGG GTACCCAAATACACCTGGTATTTGGACAAGAGAACAAGTGGAAGCATGGAAACCCATTGTTGGAGCTGTTCATGAGAAAGGAGGCATATTCTTTTGTCAACTTTGGCACGCCGGAAGAGTCTCAAACTATG GTTACCAACCAGATGGACAGCCTCCAATCTCAAGCACAAATAAGGCACTACAAAAGGAAGGTAGCGGCAGCACTAAGTACCCACCTCCTCGACGTCTCACAACCGATGAAATCCCAAAAATTGTCAACGACTTCAGACTGGCAGCCAAAAATGCCATAGATGCAG GTTTTGATGGAGTGGAGATACATGGAGCTAATGGATACTTGCTTGATCAATTCCTAAAGGACAAAGTGAACGATAGAGATGACGAGTATGGAGGGAGCTTAGAAAATCGTTGTCGCTTCCCTCTAGAGGTTGTGAAAGCAGTTGTTGATGAGATTGGAGCTGACAAAGTTGGTGTTAGACTTTCACCTTATGCTGATTATTGTGGTTGTGGAGACTCTAACCCTCATGCTTTAGGCATCTACATGGCTAAGTCATTAAGTCAATTAGGCATTCTCTATTGTCATGTCATTGAACCTGGGATGTGCACCATGTTTGAAAAATATGACACCAATGAGTCCTTAATGCCCATGAGAAAGATCTTCAATGGAACATTTATTGTTGCTGGTGGATACAATAGGACTGAAGGAAACAATGTGTTGGCCAGCAATGGTGCGGATTTGGTAGCTTATGGAAGGCTCTTTTTGGCAAATCCTGATCTGCCTAGAAGATTTGAATTGGATACCCAATTGAACAAGGCTGATAAGAGCACTTTTTACACCAATGATCCTGTTGTTGGATATACTGATTATCCATTTCTTGAAAATGCTAGCTAG
- the LOC25490322 gene encoding WUSCHEL-related homeobox 8 — MEAEHENSGGGGGLYVKVIMTDEQMELLRQQISVYTTISDQLVEMHKSITTQHDLAGLRLGNLYCDPLMMACSGHKITSRQRWTPMPIQLQILERIFDEGNGTPTKQKIKDITIELGQHGQISETNVYNWFQNRRARSKRKQSSVPAGNHAEPEADTEVESPKENKTCEESDQVQFFESLSPHRVKDMYLQSPDIGFEHLLGKIEVAGCYNSYFL, encoded by the exons ATGGAGGCAGAGCATGAGAAcagtggaggaggaggaggactTTATGTGAAAGTTATTATGACCGATGAACAAATGGAACTTTTAAGACAACAAATATCTGTCTACACCACCATTTCTGACCAACTTGTTGAGATGCATAAATCCATTACCACTCAACATGACCTCGCTG GACTGAGACTTGGTAATTTGTACTGTGATCCACTGATGATGGCTTGCTCTGGACACAAGATAACTTCGAGGCAGCGTTGGACTCCAATGCCTATCCAGCTTCAAATACTCGAGCGTATTTTCGATGAAGGCAATGGCACTCCCACCAAACAGAAGATCAAAGACATAACCATTGAACTAGGGCAACACGGTCAAATATCCGAGACTAATGTTTATAATTGGTTCCAGAACAGAAGAGCACGTTCAAAGCGCAAGCAATCATCAGTTCCTGCAGGAAATCATGCAGAGCCAGAGGCAGACACAGAAGTTGAGTCTCCAAAAGAGAACAAAACATGTGAAGAAAGCGATCAAGTTCAGTTCTTTGAGAGTTTATCACCTCATCGGGTCAAGGATATGTACCTTCAGAGTCCTGACATAG GATTTGAGCACTTGTTGGGAAAAATTGAAGTTGCAGGCTGCTATAATTCTTACTTTCTTTGA
- the LOC25490323 gene encoding uncharacterized protein — translation MQYDNLWLNAKKQELRQSKAENAMNKKQQQKFQSHHQNRNYGSSQMHKGKGVVHQTTSFYVGFSSTAWGQNINNNGPIALPDLNLPVEESINVASFQWLARSAQHIRRCDVNSTRKLI, via the exons ATGCAGTATGACAATTTGTGGTTGAATGCAAAGAAGCAAGAG CTACGTCAGAGTAAGGCTGAAAATGCAATgaataagaaacaacaacaaaagtttCAGAGTCATCATCAGAATCGGAATTATGGGTCTTCCCAAATGCATAAAGGCAAGGGTGTTGTTCATCAAACAACGTCATTTTATGTGGGATTCTCTTCTACTGCATGGGGCCAAAATATCAACAATAATGGTCCAATAGCTCTTCCGGATCTGAATCTACCAGTGGAAGAGTCGATCAATGTGGCCTCTTTTCAATGGTTGGCAAGATCAGCTCAACACATTAGGAGGTGTGATGTGAATTCGACTCGGAAACTTATTTAA
- the LOC25490324 gene encoding epidermal growth factor receptor substrate 15: protein MAAPPNMDQFEAFFRRADLDGDGRISGPEAVNFFQGSNLPQNVLAQVWMHADQAKTGFLGRNDFYNALKLVTVAQSKRDLTPDIVKAALFGPAASKIPAPQINLAAIPPQRPNPVASSSVGQIGVTSGPTSSQGYAYRGQGLAGSVGNQQYLPSQQGANMRPPQSQGFAGSVANQQYLPSQQNVNMRPPQSQGLSGPISNQQFLPLQQNINTRPPQSQGLAGPVGNQQFLPSQQSPTMRPPQSQGFSGFVANPQYLPSQQNPNMRPTQSMPTVSAPGPQQFMPAGNTPRPPQLMPSGTAPRPQQGFAGPNLSNANISNDWNGGRTGMAPAQPAGITQSPALSTPTSPSLVSPVSQPTPVTTKALTVSGNGYPSRPVLGDDFFSTAASTPKQDPTRQNYSVSSAPASSSIVPVSSSANPASRQSSLDSLQSAFSMPLTNSQIPRTQSLPNTNQQISPPASSPLTTSGRSVGLGNTSSDNSQPPWPKMKPFDVQKYRKVFMEVDTDRDGKITGEEARTLFISWRLPIDVLKKVWDLSDQDNDSMLSLREFCYAVYLMERYREGRPPPQSLPSSVIFDETLMSMTGHPNIAYGNAAWNVGPGFQQQPGRPGAPPVAPAAGLRPPVQGTPAQVDSTVPPDQKKFGTSALDDSFLNDTDNSEQNIETAGKKAEETQNMILDSKEKIELYRNKMQELVLYKSRCDNRLNEITERASADKREAESLSKKYEEKYKQVSEIASKLTVEEAKFRDIQERKVELQQAIVKMEQGGSADGILQVRADRIQSDLEQLFRAFDERCKKHGMDVKSVAMVPLPEGWQPGNPEGAAVWDEDWDKFEDEGFANDLTFDTKNASSEPKPSFIPGEQNSFDDNSVHGSPVNANGRQEIFTNGDYTAEEESYVQSEDDLARSPRDSPFGRNAVESPSKDFSTAHFDKASEADAETHRSFDESTWGAFDNNDDVDSVWGFNTKDSDLDKQGDFFKSGDFGLNPVRTGSTVTDGAFHTKSPFAFDDSVPGTPFSKFGNSPRYSEAGDHFFETSRFDSSFSMHESGNSPQAERFTRFDSISSSRDFGNNQEKFSRFDSISSSKDFGYSHEKFSRFDSISSSKDFGYNPPDTLTRFDSMSSSKDFGFGGQGHARFDSISSSKDLGYSAPFSFDDSDPFGSSGPFKVTSDNQSPKKGSDKWSAF, encoded by the exons ATGGCAGCACCACCGAACATGGATCAGTTCGAAGCGTTTTTCAGAAGAGCAGATTTAGATGGAGATGGTAGAATCAGTGGTCCTGAGGCTGTCAATTTCTTTCAAGGATCCAACTTGCCTCAAAACGTTCTTGCTCAG GTATGGATGCATGCTGATCAGGCCAAAACTGGTTTCCTTGGGAGGAATGATTTTTATAATGCTTTGAAATTAGTAACTGTTGCACAGAGTAAGCGAGATTTAACTCCGGATATTGTGAAGGCAGCGTTATTCGGTCCTGCTGCTTCTAAAATCCCTGCACCGCAGATAAACCTTGCTGCTATACCTCCACAGCGTCCGAATCCAGTGGCTTCCTCGTCGGTTGGGCAGATTGGTGTGACTTCTGGACCAACATCGAGTCAAGGTTATGCTTATAGAGGACAGGGGTTAGCAGGTTCTGTTGGGAACCAGCAATATCTTCCTTCTCAGCAGGGTGCTAACATGAGACCGCCTCAATCACAGGGGTTCGCAGGTTCTGTTGCGAACCAGCAATATCTACCTTCGCAGCAGAATGTTAACATGAGACCACCTCAATCACAGGGGTTATCAGGTCCTATTTCAAACCAGCAATTTCTACCTTTGCAGCAGAATATTAACACGAGACCGCCTCAATCACAGGGGTTAGCAGGTCCTGTTGGGAACCAGCAGTTTCTACCTTCGCAGCAGAGTCCTACTATGAGACCACCTCAATCACAGGGATTTTCAGGTTTTGTTGCAAATCCACAATATCTTCCTTCCCAGCAGAATCCAAACATGAGACCAACTCAATCCATGCCAACTGTCAGTGCTCCTGGTCCACAACAATTCATGCCTGCTGGTAACACTCCTCGTCCACCTCAGTTGATGCCCTCCGGTACAGCCCCTCGTCCGCAACAGGGTTTTGCAGGTCCCAATCTCTCAAATGCTAACATCTCAAATGATTGGAATGGTGGAAGGACTGGTATGGCTCCAGCTCAGCCTGCAGGAATCACTCAATCACCTGCCTTATCAACACCAACATCGCCGTCTCTGGTCTCGCCGGTCTCCCAGCCAACACCTGTTACCACTAAAGCATTGACTGTGTCTGGAAATGGGTACCCTTCCCGTCCAGTTTTGGGCGACGATTTTTTCTCTACTGCTGCATCCACACCAAAACAAGACCCTACTCGACAGAATTATTCTGTTAGCAGTGCACCTGCCTCATCATCCATTGTTCCAGTTTCCAGTAGTGCCAACCCTGCAAGTAGGCAAAGTTCACTTGATTCATTGCAGAGTGCATTCTCAATGCCACTTACAAATAGCCAGATTCCGCGGACACAGTCTTTACCAAACACAAACCAGCAAATTTCACCACCAGCTTCTTCTCCGCTTACCACATCTGGGAGATCGGTTGGACTTGGAAATACTAGTTCCGACAATTCACAGCCTCCGTGGCCAAAAATGAAACCTTTTGATGTGCAGAAGTATAGGAAGGTTTTTATGGAAGTTGACACCGACAGGGATGGGAAAATCACTGGGGAGGAGGCACGCACTCTTTTTATAAGTTGGAGATTACCAATAG ATGTCTTAAAGAAGGTGTGGGACTTATCTGATCAAGATAATGATAGCATGCTTTCATTGAGGGAGTTTTGCTATGCTGTTTATTTGATGGAGCGGTATAGGGAAGGTCGTCCTCCTCCACAGTCTCTTCCAAGTAGTGTTATATTTGACGAAACATTGATGTCTATGACTGGGCATCCGAATATTGCTTATGGAAATGCAGCATGGAATGTAGGCCCAG GTTTTCAGCAGCAACCAGGGAGGCCAGGTGCTCCGCCAGTGGCGCCAGCAGCTGGTCTGAGGCCACCAGTGCAAGGAACGCCTGCTCAGGTTGACAGCACTGTGCCGCCCGATCAGAAAAAGTTTGGAACATCTGCGTTGGACGATTCCTTTTTGAACGACACAGATAATAGTGAGCAAAATATTGAGACTGCAGGGAAAAAG GCTGAAGAAACACAGAATATGATATTGGATTCAAAAGAGAAGATTGAGTTGTACCGCAACAAAATGCAGGAATTG GTCCTGTATAAAAGCAGATGTGATAACCGCTTAAATGAGATTACAGAAAGGGCATCTGCAGATAAGCGTGAG GCAGAATCATTGAGCAAGAAATATGAAGAGAAATACAAACAAGTTTCAGAAATAGCATCTAAATTGACTGTAGAAGAAGCTAAATTTCGTGATATACAG GAAAGGAAGGTGGAGTTGCAGCAAGCCATTGTCAAAATGGAACAAGGAGGCAGTGCAGATGGTATTCTTCAG GTTCGTGCTGATCGCATACAATCAGATCTTGAGCAGTTATTTAGGGCTTTTGATGAACGGTGCAAGAAACATGGAATGGATGTGAAGTCGGTTGCAATGGTTCCGCTTCCTGAAG GTTGGCAACCCGGTAATCCAGAGGGGGCAGCTGTTTGGGATGAAGATTGGGATAAATTTGAAGATGAAG GATTTGCCAATGATCTCACTTTTGATACGAAAAATGCATCTTCAGAGCCAAAACCTTCATTCATTCCCGGAGAACAAAATTCTTTTGATGATAATTCTGTTCATGGTTCACCTGTGAATGCAAATGGTAGGCAAGAAATTTTTACTAATGGTGATTATACAGCCGAGGAGGAATCTTATGTACAAAGTGAAGATGACTTGGCACGAAGCCCCCGTGATAGCCCATTTGGAAGGAATGCAGTGGAGAGTCCTTCTAAGGATTTTTCAACCGCTCACTTTGATAAAGCTTCCGAAGCAGATGCAGAAACACATAG AAGTTTTGATGAATCAACCTGGGGTGCCTTTGACAATAATGATGATGTGGACTCGGTGTGGGGTTTTAACACCAAG GACTCTGACTTGGATAAGCAGGGAGATTTCTTTAAATCGGGTGATTTTGGTTTAAATCCAGTTAGAACAGGATCTACTGTTACAGATGGTGCATTCCATACAAAAAGCCCTTTTGCTTTTGATGATTCAGTGCCTGGAACTCCATTTTCCAAGTTTGGAAACTCTCCAAGGTACAGTGAGGCAGGGGATCACTTCTTTGAAACGTCAAGGTTCGATTCCTCCTTCAGCATGCATGAAAGTGGAAATTCTCCGCAAGCAGAGAGATTTACGAGATTTGATTCCATTAGTAGCAGCAGAGATTTTGGCAACAATCAAGAGAAATTTTCAAGGTTTGATTCCATTAGTAGCAGCAAGGATTTTGGCTACAGTCACGAAAAGTTTTCAAGGTTTGATTCCATAAGCAGCAGCAAAGATTTCGGTTACAATCCTCCTGATACGCTGACAAGGTTTGATTCCATGAGTAGCAGCAAAGATTTTGGCTTCGGTGGTCAAGGACATGCAAGGTTTGATTCAATTAGTAGCAGCAAGGACTTGGGCTACAGTGCTCCATTCTCTTTTGATGACTCTGATCCATTCGGTTCCTCTGGCCCATTTAAGGTCACTTCAGATAATCAATCTCCAAAGAAAGGCTCTGATAAGTGGAGTGCGTTCTAG
- the LOC25490325 gene encoding coiled-coil domain-containing protein 115 — protein MEEERREVCLNGEEEEVVIKDEDKVALQFMDSLHNYLSLSDSLSSTLRQGWLELASARYSMGTSRVNSSLLDLKFHSAATILKITENEDGTQPHFTLQKWVSSEHELESTKLEYKNEQPQDSNSIKSSENLMGLADNDEVQKERHKSLSVFGVLISPKLRATQLSFEKALETLIEIANLRSSLLHSFSQLNQEVEDTKE, from the exons atggaagaagagagaagagaggttTGTTTGaacggtgaagaagaagaagttgttATTAAAGATGAAGACAAAGTCGCTTTGCAATTTATGGATTCACTTCATAACTATCTATCCCTTTCCGATTCTCTCTCGTCCACACTTCGACAG GGGTGGCTGGAGTTAGCAAGTGCTAGATATTCTATGGGTACTTCGCGCGTTAATAGTTCTTTATTGGACCTCAAATTCCATTCAGCTGCTACAATATTGAAGATAACCGAAAATGAAGATG GTACACAACCACACTTTACGTTGCAGAAATGGGTATCCTCTGAACACGAACTTGAAAGTACTAAATTAGAATACAAGAATGAGCAGCCACAGGATAGTAATAGTATCAAATCATCTG AGAACTTAATGGGACTTGCAGATAATGATGAA GTTCAAAAGGAGCGACACAAGTCCTTGTCAGTTTTTGGAGTTTTGATTTCCCCAAAGCTTCGTGCGACCCAACTGTCATTTGAGAAAG CACTAGAAACACTCATTGAAATAGCAAATTTGCGATCATCATTGTTACACTCTTTTAGCCAACTTAATCAAGAGGTGGAAGATACCAAAGAATGA
- the LOC25490326 gene encoding ankyrin repeat domain-containing protein 2A, whose translation MSSMLEIYANPSLRRKRKQETAHFNQDPCLKLILDETENGGPAVMMRYWNDEKVLKMFGLVMGIPLVASENSRLCETENMGNEDESIVHHTAIIGDIKVWHDGYSLYR comes from the exons ATGTCTTCCATGCTTGAAATTTATGCCAATCCATCATTAAGAAGGAAGCGTAAACAGGAAACGGCACACTTCAACCAAGATCCATGTTTGAAACTTATTTTAGATGAGACAGAGAATGGTGGTCCTGCTGTAATGATGAG ATACTGGAATGATGAGAAGGTTTTGAAAATGTTTGGACTGGTCATGGGCATTCCTCTAGTTGCTTCTGAAAATTCTCGGCTATGTGAGACAGAAAATATGGGAAATGAAGATGAATCAATCGTTCATCATACTGCTATTATTGGCGACATCAAGGTATGGCATGATGGCTATTCACTTTATCGTTGA